AAGGTAAGGTCAAGTGCTGAGTCTGTTCCATGTACTAGATCAAACCTAGTGCCTGTTCCATCATTTAAACAGACTAGATTGTGGTCATCCATAAACTCCTCAACAGTACTCCCATTATCATCTGTTCTTTTGCTTCCCCATAATGTATTATAAGCATTGAAGTCTCCACATAAAATATTTCTACAATTTCCCTCCACACAAAAACTATCTAAAAAATCTCTTCTAATCTTTTGACAAGGGTTATAGAAGTTAATTATTTTAAACTTAGTTCTACCCACCCATACTTCCACTGATATTACTTCAATTTCTTCATTTATATTTTGTGCTTTGTAATTAAGTCCCTGTTGAATAAATGTGGCTACTCCCCCACCTGTTCCTAGGCTTCTATCTTTGCGTGCTGCTACATATCCATAGATTATAAAGTCAAGTGATGGCTTTAACCATGTTTCTTGAATACAAATGATATTAGGTTTAACCTGCTGTTCttcaataaaatgtttaaattctTGCCCATTCGCAATTAAactcctggcattccactgtaatATGGACAGTACCATTATAAAACACCACCACATGACTGCTGACTTTCAGACACTCTGGTTGCTAATACTGTATTTACAGACTCAACGGATAATTCCCCTATATCCAGGTACTTTTCTGCTGCTCTTGTGATAATCTTTATTCTCTCTGTTCTGCTATCTGTCTGAGCTGAGCAACTGATAACTTCCACTATGAAGGCAACAAACTTTTTCTTCTCCACAATCAAAGTGTCTTCAGAAACTTTATAATTCAAAGATTGTGCAGCTCTTTGGGTAGGAGGTTGAGACACAGGTTGAAACACAGACAATGCTTTAGCATCAGATCATACTTTGCTATCTACAGTATCTTTTTGATTGCATCAGCATACTGGTAGGTAAGTTTCTCCTTCACCCTTATGTTTTGAATCCATACTGCTTTTTTATGGGCCTCACATCCTTTATAAGCAGCACTGTGCTCCCCTCCACAGTTacaacactttattttagttcctaCAGCACACTTGCCATATTCATGTTCCCCCACACACTTGGCATACCTGGCTTTAGCCCTACAGGCTGCAGCAATATGCCCAAACCTTTGGCATTTAAAACACCTTGTTGGTGGAGGAATGTATGCTCGTACTGCATAACTGACATACCCAATCTTAACTCTTTCCGGTAATCGCTCTTCATCCAGAGCTATCATAACTGACAAACTAGGACTTGTAACTCCATCTCTTGTAATAGGCAAGCGTTTCACCTTGGTTACTTTAACCCCTTTCAAGTTAACTCGGATCTGTTCCTCTGTCAACTCAGTAGATACTCCAGATATCACACCCATACACTTCCCCTTTTCCTCCCACACTTGCGGCTTTATCGCTTTCCCCAATAGTGTTTAACACTTCATTAACCCCTGCTGCTGGTCTCTATCTCTACACACAATCATCAAATTGCCATCTCTTAAAGTTTTGACTGTTTGTACTTCACCTACTAGCTTGTATACTGCCTCACTAACTTTTAAAGGATTTAAAGTACACGGGGATTGGAATCTAAGGATAACTTTAATTTCATTTCTTTTACCTTCCTCTGTTCATCAGGTTCTAGTTCTTTCCTTTTCTTACTTCCTCGATTGACCCTCTGCCATTCTCCTGAGTATATATTTCTCTCATTGTAGTCACTTGACGCTAGATCACCACCTTCACCTGCCTCCTCAATCCCCTCCATCTCACTCACTTCCTGCAAATCCCGGATCACACCTCCAGCCCCCCAAAACTCCACTCAGCCAAAATCTCGAAGATTTAAATTGGAGGAAGTTCCGTTCAATCACTGTTGAACCAAGACCCTCTCCCCGTTCTTTTCCGTCCGCTCCTCACCCTGCGCTCAGCTTCttctcgttttacgctactgattaataatcaaaactttatgtgactaaagccatagatatacatagaagactagatgcctcaccgcgtattccaggacgtctgcacagggcggccatcttaccactgacaagcttttccacagaatttgcggtacactgaggtaagaccattgaggtgcttaaatgtttatactcttatctcgctgaaattttgacgtatatacaaatggtttgatttcttaaaacattattaatgtggttgtaattctgggtgcttgaacaagctaaaatcgtaccttttctcttcaaaaacgacttactgcagcttatatgccgcttttccactaccaacgcggctgagttgggctgagccgtgccgtgctgagttgggctgagtcgagctgagtggggctgttggagtcgcatttcgattacaaccgcgctgaaccgtgctggctggaagtgggtagacacattgggtggagttagcgaaagtgggtggaagtcacgtgatgtcgttaggcggcgcaaacagtgacatcagtgaccttttaagcggataataaacaataaacatggagtcgttagtgttgctggtcttggtgctgtggcttgttgtcaccgacaacgcaaacagatactggtaagagcgtatagatgaggcgaggcgcataaggcttcagaaattctcgtaattcgtaattcttcttcttccgggtttacggtgtttacagatcccagcgtgctcgcggggcatgtgtgggcatgtgaggacactcctcctcaccaatcagtgcacaggggagtgtctcctcacgcccctggccccactcagctcggtttggctcgcttcaaccccactccaaaaccgtgcgagttttgggtgctaagcagggctgaagcgagctgagtcgcgccgctctgaggtagtcgaaacgcgagccgtgtcgggctgaagtgagctgaagagagctgaagtgagctgaaaaagggtagtggaaaagggccattagtcaaagttgtgtttcatgctaggctagcttgtagcaccaagtaattttacatggaaggtcatgagataatattttcaataactgaagttgcacttgcacatggttttcattttcgggttgattaattgaaaacactggttgtgtccctattttttaagcttagactccaccacattgccaagatgacaaccctttccttccagaacaacagcatgagacagaagcacaacaaagcagtactgtttaaagggcattagccaaatatacagtataaaaattttcaaggggtatgaagacttacgcaagcacagcccagcactcacattatgatttacaggaaatcaaagtactgactttgatgacaagatgatgtgtgtgtgttttaattgtagatgtttgtatcagtatgtttagttttattttaactgcacattggagcctagtcaaatgaaatttcaatcttctgtgctaacatatattgactttgacatgataatcagctttgaatgttctttttgtaaatgtaaagatctttttatccttggaagtataaccacgtgattaattaaatgctttttttttgtcacaaactaccgtgagtcgctgtcactgttttatactattacttacttgggcagtgcatttgttattatgctatgatgtgagtttgcatttgttgttatgctatgatgtgagtttgcatttgttgttatgctatgatgtgagtttgcatttgttattatgctatgatgtgagtttgcatttgttgttatgctatgatgtgagtttgcatttgttattatgctatgatgtgagtgcattaggtttttgaggtggatgaagtatttctgaagtttcagaagtgagtaagctgtttatttaactttagcttcccctacggccctatcacatgtaaaaatctcatctcattatctctagccgctttatcctgttctacagggtcgcaggcaagctggagcctatcccagctgactacgggcgaaaggcgtggtacaccctggacaagtcgccaggtcatcacagggctgacacatagacacagacaaccattcatactcacattcacacctacggtcaatttagagtcaccagttaacctaacctgcatgtctttggactgtgggggaaaccggagcacccggaggaaacccacgcggacacggggagaacatgcaaactccacacagaaaggccctcgccggccacagggctcgaacccaggaccttcttgctgtgaggcgacagcgctaaccactacaccaccgtgccgccacatgtaaaaatattttcactaataattggaaataaattgtatggttatttgtcctaaggccgcagttatccataagtatgcagtgttaggcttctcacagcataggaatttcagcatgtatttttttaaagcataaaatgattattcatcattaatatcataaatacatacttccgtttgtttgttttttttatataacaaaccaaaccgtttgaatatcgattgaaatttgaggaagttacggtcatctgaaaagtacatatcgctaccaacacaatgtaatgggtaagccagctgtctgaggtaagatgcccGCCATGTGCAGACGTTCGACTtcattgacgggcaacggggacgaggcatctagtcttctatgtatatctatgactaaagctacagaagaaggggtttatgcgcatgcatctacttcttctattgttctggtgtctccgatgggaccgtcttacagcgcacctagaggtgtgacgtgtattgcatcgttttcagcaagcgttccgttgccatatggacctgaaatgtaactgatccgttgcccatgtggacgcgatattttaaaaaaaaaaaatctcgttgtcgttgtCGTTAACAACAAAATGCGGCAGTCCAAGGAGGATGAACACTtattcaaggcactgtattgtaGTGTTATTTACAAACATAGGACATAAGTATATGCTTTaagatttttatttaatttacaaTCCTGAATTTCACAAGTAGAATATTACATAAAAAGCATTCAAGCAAGAATGAGTGCCAGTGAAAATTGTGTCAGCTCTCCGGTGTTACAGACAGATATAACAGTTTGCAGCCTCTCACCAGACTCACTATTACTCATCTCATTGTGTCACAAATGGTGTGCATCAAAGATGAATTGAACAACCCGAGGAACTAGAAACATTAACCTTCTCCACCATACAAGCATGATGTGCATCAATCTACTGTGTGAAGCCAATGGCTCTTTGCCATTCCTATTTTTTCCCACAACACTTTAATGAATTATATTCTTAAAATTACTTCTCTACTCTATTAAAGTATGGACAAGGTAATTCTTCACAAGGTGCATCGATCAATTTGGCTGGACAGCTTACAAATCCAGTCCAATTCCTTGTTATAGAACGACTGCTATATTTGTTGCATTTCTTTATATTTATGAAGCTTAAAGGTTATGGATCCGACAGATCTGTTAACATTCAGACAAATTAGTGGACTGTTCTCCAAAACATCTGTAAGTCATAAAATAAAGTATTCTTTTTGAATCATAAGGCACTtttaagggtggcatggtggaccAGCAggttgcctcacagctccagggtcccaggTTCAATGTTGGGCTCACGTTACTATGTGGTGTTACATTTGTTCTCCTCAAGTCGGTTTTCTCAAGGTTCTCAGGTGTCCTCCCACCACCAAAAAGCATTCCAAGAGGTAGATTGACTATTATAACTTGTGCCTAGGTCTAAATGAGTATGTGTATGtgcatggactggcatcccagccAAGGTGTATTCCCTGGATGTATAGGCTCTGAAAGCACTGCAAACCTGATCAAGATAAAGCTGTGACTGAAGATGAAGGAATAAATCTACATTACACATTAGAGAAACTTTTAAGGCTAGGCAATATGATATATGATACACTTTTCACTGGTATCATCTGGCTGCTTTTAATCAGAATCAGATTTATGCACCAAATATTAAAATGTCTCCCCTTTTCCTTTATTCTACTTGAATTTTTGTAATTGCTTAATAACAAAACAAATCTCTGACCCTCTACTTTTTTGTAtaattgctttcttttttttaatcaaatatcAAAATATTGTGATATATCGTTTATACTGAAAATTTCTTCAGGTAGTCTATTACTCCAGGATTTTTCCACTAGATGGAGTCCTTGATCAGGGTAAGCATTGACCATTCACAGGCCCTCAGCACTTACAGCTTAATACAGTATTTAGTGGAAGAATAATGCCTGATGAcagttaaaaataatttttaaaaaaaaggcagTTCTTTTTTTAACAGCTGTGCACTATATACATAGTTGTAATACAAAATTTGTTAGAACAAAAACTGATTCATTAGTAATCTGATAACTTTTACTATAAATATCATATTCTATAGTGATAGTTTATAAGGTCTAaaatttcattttataattgcaaTTTATTGTCCATCTTTGATATTCCACCTGTAAAATACATAATTTCCTGAAAGATGTAAATTTCCTCTATACCCACTACAATTAAGAGCTTTCAGACGAGAAAATGGAAGCACTGGTTCCCCCAGCTGTCATCATCCATGCCTGAACTGTGTGACCCCACACATGGAATATTTACCACCTTAATAATATTCTACCCTTCTGTGGCCAAAGCAGGAAATGACAGATTTTACTTGCATGTGTCATGTGTTTATATTTTCCTTGAGTTATGCCCCATAAAGCCAATGTATAACAGTTGTTAATAATACCTAGTGTCatgtttaaaatgaaaaataactATTTATACCCCATCTTATTAAGCTCCTATGCTTTGAGGTATAATTCTCTGTCATTGTCTGGGGAGAAGGCCCAAGACATTGAGCCAGCATGGGACAAGAGAAGGTAAAGCATGGAGAACAAGATTAATGGATAGAGAACGGATGCTGAAATGAGCAGATCAGATTTCTTGATAACTGATCATTTTGACactaaaaaaagaaaatcaccataattaaaggaaaactccaggatgtttaacctgggccctattttccTATCTCTTTGGATCCAAATATTTACATGGGACAAAACTGATTGAAATTcgtccagtattgagttagaacacAAAATGGTGTCACACAGAATTTGTGAAGAAGTCTATTTCCTAAGTCAATGCCCAGATATTTAGCTAATTACAACAACATGAACGAGTGTTAGGAGAGCGAAGGCCGAATCAAAGGCAAGTGTcatatatggggggggggggggggggggggggagttgaaaTAGTTGATTCTTACAAATACTTAGGCACAATATTTGATTGTGACCTGAACTTTCATTTAAATGCAGAGACAATTGTTAAAAAGGGACAGCAGAGAATTCATCTACTGAGGAAGCTTAACTCCTTCAGTGTCTCTAAAAccattttgtgtaatttttatcagTCTTTTATTGAAAGTCTTTTAACGTTTTCTTTTTTATGTTGGTTTAACACTTTATCAGTCAAAGACAAAAACAGTCTTAGTAGTATTGTTAACACCTCATCAAGGATTATTGGAACACACCTTAACGGTTTGAGCGCTCTGTTTAACAAACAGGCAGTCCAAAAGGCTAGAAGTATCATTAGCCAACCTGACCATGTGTTAAGTGGTCAGTTTTCTTTAATGCCCTCTGGGAGGCGCTATTACTCGGTCAGAGCGAAAACAAATAGGTACTCAAATTCTTTCATCCCTGTAAGTATTAGATTATTAAATAAGATGGTAGGGATAGAGTACACCAATGAGAACTTGATTTATTAAATGCTGGCTATCACTGTCAGGGTAGGGTGTGATGTTTGACTGGATGTGTGTATATtggatgtatgtgtatatgtcttGTGTTCtcttaattatttttaatttattgttgTCTGATGGAGactgagctgtaaactaaattgcccattgatgggacaaataaagtaatcttgaacttgaacttgtctgacaacatggaaaagtTCCCTTTTATAAACATCAGAAAACATTCTGTGTGATAATTGACTACAGGCACTGGATGGGGTGCTGCATCAGAGACCAGAAGAAGAGAGAATAAAGTCATTGTCTACAGTTTAGAGTTATTGGAGTAAACAAACACAAGTGTATCTTTGTAGGGATCATTTCCATGTTGTCAGGTACTTATAATAACATGAGCCTATCAGTGGTGAAAACAAGTGATTTACTTTAACATGGATGATTGCCCGGTAGAGTTACATTGTATAGCCGTTTTGTGGTTGCCGGTTATAGTGCTCTAACTCAATACTAGACCGATTTAAATCAATTTTGTCCTGAGTAAATATTTAGCCCCAAAGAGATGGGAAAAATGGGGccccaagttaaaaaaaaaaatcccagagtttTCCATTGAGTATAtaaattttatataatttttactAATAAGTCAAAATATGACAAATTTTTATTGTCGTGCTTGGTGCAGACATTTCCTAAATTAAactgagagaataaaacagtgtcTGTAATACCCAATGACAGCCGGTCACAATATTGAATGGgatggctaaaaaaaaaatttttttttttttaaattatactaCCTATCAGTAACTCAGCTGAACTTTGTAGCACGGGCTCCCATTATAGACCTAAATCTTTTATGCATGCACATGGGAACACGCTTATTAAAAGACAGATGGGCAACACCAttcatgattgattttttttttaagtcaagtGTTTTAAGTCTGTAATCATGCCATGTTTCCTCCCAATAGCAATCATGTTGAACAACTTGTCATTAGACAGTTCTGCCAGATGTCCTTTCATGTAATTTGTAATTTAATTGGATAATATATACTTAAGGTATTTACTTCTAGTTCCTGCagtgatataaaaaaaaattatcaagaACGTAATCCATCTCATTTGTTGTTTTTCATATGAACCTTCTCAATTACTGCTGATGATGAGTTGTGGCGGAGAAGTGGGCTTAACTAAATTAGCCCCAATGGGCACAAAATATAGAGGGCATTTTTCCAAGTGTAATAACTTGCCATGACTGTCAATGACAGACTGTGTGAATCTACAATCTGTGTGTATTTACTTACAATCAAGCTTGCAATCTCCTGATGACAGAGCGAACACTTGGAGGCCTATTTGATATGGATGCCAAAATTTGAACATTATTTTCAGGATTTTGTTTTCTTAAACAAAGAGAGGGAGGGCCTAACCCTGTTAGCTCATTTATACCAGGCACCCATGATTACACTGGATCTCACTATTATGATCTATattaattattacataatttgccTTAAAACTAAGCATTTTTATGCCTTGTTAACAAGGCTAGTGCGGCTTTATAAGACTTGTATAATTAAAATAGAATGACACTGCTTTAACACAACACAGTGGCTTAAAAAGTAGTTTTTAAAAAACTTTCAAATTAGATTCTACCTACCCATGACACACAAGGCCATTTATTGATTTTGTACATTACTTTCTTTAAAACACAGATTTAAGGAGTCATAATTGGGTCATCATAATCTACAGTACGTACAAACCTATATACATAGCTGTGTTATTCAGCACCAGATGCAGGACAATAAATGGAGTTAACACTGAGATTCTGCTATTTAGAAGTCTAATGCACCTTTTCACAACAGGAAATCTCACTCATCTGTCCTTAGAGGTGCTACTGGGTTAAAGAGTGGACGCTCTCGCCTCAGAAGCAATTTTCCACAGTTCATTTCGAAGTCTTTCTTGGTGCCATTGAGGAGCTCCAAGCTCCCCGTCTTAATATCATGACCATAAGAACACAGCTTCTGAATGCGATACTGAATTATCTGTGTGGTCAGTTCCAGGACTGTGGGTGTCTGCATGATCTGCTGCAGGCTAATTCCAGCACTGAGTAGGCATTTCAATCTGTCTGTCAAACTGGGTACAGAGTAGTATAGCAATGCTGGGCACTGCAGCACAATCTGTCGAAGTTGCTGATCACTGCAGCCCAGTGTTTCCTGTGAGAAATTCAAAGTAAGACccattgattctgggtgaagctctGTGACAAAGCCTTTAAGTTTGGAGAGAAGCTGAAGGAGCTCACTGCTAGTGAAGCCCTGTTTAATCAGGAAGTTGAAGTTATTCCTCATAACTTCTGGAGACCTCATGAGCACGTACGGGTTCTGACTCAGAAGCTTCTGCAGCCAGACCTTCATATTGGCATCATTTCCTCCTAGTTCCAAGTATGTCTTTTGAAGGGCCTGGACCATCTCATTGTTCTGCTCAACAGGTTTTCTGAAGTTCTGTGGGGCACTCGCCATCAACTTAGCAatgacacgtttattaaggccaaGGTTCTGGAAGAATGCAATGTTGGCCCTTTGGTGATCAATATGGCATGATGAGGTGAAAAATGAGGCTGGGAACTTTTCAATGATGCCAATTAGATCACTGGGGCTGGAACAGATGGACATCCACAGTTCCTTTTGAGCCTCCAAATGTACAGGTGGGCAGAGGATTGCCTCTGGGTGGTGTTCAAGCACTTGAGTAATCAGCAGGTCTCTGGCCCCCAAGGTTCTCAGCATGGTCACAGTCTCCATCACATAAGCTGGACTCTGGTGCAGCACCCAGCCCTTGAGCTTTCGGATTTTTGAGATATCAACTGACAGGCTGTAAAGTGCATTTACAGTGGATGGGTTCTCAGCCTGCCTGACGGAGGAGTATTGCATGCTGTGGAATGGCTGGGCCCACCGACAAAACATCAGGGATACTGTGAGAGAGCGTAGCATGTCTGCACATGTAACAGGTGTGTGTCTGCTACCTGTGGGCAGTGCAAACATTCATTCAAATGTCATTTAAGATCAGTTAGACAAAACACACCACAGGGCAAGTATGTATAAAGCTAAAGGTGGGTCCCCAATTTAAAACAGGTTTTGACCAGTTTTTATTTACTTAGTTTAGGAATCtctggtgtggctttattaaacagTCAAAACAATGAGTCACATCAGGCTCGATTAGTAATTTTAAAAAGGAAACATACCACAGAGTGGTTATTTAACTTACTATCTGCCCCGTTCATACAGTATTCAGTAGAAGTCTAAACGGGCCATCCATACCATTCCATACAATTTCATATACAAGTCCACTAAATTGGGTATTAAATAATAGCTTCTACAACCTATTTAGTAGTCCAATATATTTACACTACACAGCTGTTCAAGATACGTCTGTCTTTAGCCAAAGGAACGTTCTTCTTCTTCGAGGTTTCACaccagctggcatccacaatgttccattaccgccatctacaggtttgtccTACATCATTGTCACTTCATTTTAAAGCCATCTTTCCAGTCCAGTTGCTCTTAAAAATGTAAATAACCATTTCCTCCCCTTAGTAGTGTCTCCATATTTTAATATACTTTTGATACTGTCCTCTACCTGTCCTATTTTCTGTCGCTCTGTCATCATTTCTTGCCTCTCATACCTAAATTTCCTGCATGATGTAAGGATATGCTCAACTGTCTCAACTTCATGGCGTTGATCACAGAAACCCATTGGATGTTTTCCCATGATATTAAGTGTACTGTTAAGATTGCTGTGTCCAATTGTcagtcttattattattattattattattatttgctcttTCCGGTTTGATCCCCTACTTCTCAACATACGTACTTTTAATTTGGACTGAGTCTAAATGTCTCCCTTTTGTTTCATTATCCCATTGCTGTTGCCACTGCTGATTTACCTttctccacactatgcttttcccctCAGATTCTGATAATTTGATGCTAACATTAACAAGTTttgggtttggttttttttgactGCTTCTTTTGCTAGTTTGTCCACTGTCTCGTTCCCCTGGATGTGCTGGGATCCAAATGAATGTGATATTTTCCCTTGATTAACTGTTCTTCAGTTGGTATACAAGATTTCATAAAGATCTTGATTACTTCTGGTTGAACCTGTCTTAATGCTTGGAAGTGCTGACATAGAATCACtacatattaatatatttctgtagTCTACTTGATCAGTCCATTCTAACGCAAACAATAAGTCAAACAGTTCCACtgtatatacactcaaacaatcaGAAGTTCTCTTACTAATTTCCACCTGGTAACTGGCCACAGCAACTGCAGAACCTGATGCATCTGTTTGCACATCTTGAGCTTGAGCTTCTTTTAGGGATGCTCCCACTCAAAGTGATTTGGCATCCTATAAGGATtggaactatccatccatccatccatccatccatccatccatccattatctgtagctgcttatcctgtcctacagggttgtaggcaagctggagcctatcccatctgactataggcaagaggtggggtacaccctggacaagtcgccaggttatcgcagggctgccacagagacaaacaacattcacactcgcattcacacctacagtcaattttagagccaccagttagcctaacctgcatgtctttggactgtgggggaaaccggagcacccggaggaaacccacacagacacagggagaacatgcaaactccacacagaaaggccctcgtcggctgctgggctcgaactcttgctgcgaggtgacagtgctaaccactacaccaccgtgccgcccctggattgGATAGTTCACATATTgtgaccaagcacacacacattaaatacgaatttcttttcttttttattacatttttatttctttttcagtaATAAACTTATAAATGTCATCATAAAATTATTTATGTAAAAGTaaatttttatattaatttctaagtgtttatttctcattttttgaataattttattATGAAAGTTTGGATATTTGATACAATCTAGAAGCAGGTGTTTGACATGGTTTTTTACACCACAAGTTGTACATTCAAAAAGAAATTGTGTATCATTAAGTAGACATTTTCCAAATCTGAGTCTTATAattatcatttgtttgtttgtttctgttttttGTTTGCAAATCATTTGATCCATCTGTAAAAACCTGAATACTTTCATACGGTCCCCTTAACTATAATAGTCACTGGTTAGAGGGACGTTGTTCTGCGTTTCCCATTTTTGTAACCAA
The genomic region above belongs to Neoarius graeffei isolate fNeoGra1 chromosome 6, fNeoGra1.pri, whole genome shotgun sequence and contains:
- the mterf2 gene encoding transcription termination factor 2, mitochondrial — encoded protein: MNGADSSRHTPVTCADMLRSLTVSLMFCRWAQPFHSMQYSSVRQAENPSTVNALYSLSVDISKIRKLKGWVLHQSPAYVMETVTMLRTLGARDLLITQVLEHHPEAILCPPVHLEAQKELWMSICSSPSDLIGIIEKFPASFFTSSCHIDHQRANIAFFQNLGLNKRVIAKLMASAPQNFRKPVEQNNEMVQALQKTYLELGGNDANMKVWLQKLLSQNPYVLMRSPEVMRNNFNFLIKQGFTSSELLQLLSKLKGFVTELHPESMGLTLNFSQETLGCSDQQLRQIVLQCPALLYYSVPSLTDRLKCLLSAGISLQQIMQTPTVLELTTQIIQYRIQKLCSYGHDIKTGSLELLNGTKKDFEMNCGKLLLRRERPLFNPVAPLRTDE